The DNA segment CCGAAGTCGCGCCAACAGAAGTATAGCCAGGCGGATCGCTCTCCACGATCCAATAAAACTCACGAAGAGAGGAGACGATCAAACCATACCAGCCCTCGGCGTTGGTCGTGGTGCTGTCAATGACTGTTCCTAAGTCACCCTCGTTGTTCGAGCCGTAGAGCACCACGGTCACACCGCTAAGCGGGACGTTTTCGTTGCCCACCGCGCCCCGATAAACGCGTCCTGAGAGGATATACAGCGGCTGATCCCAGAACTTGTTACCGGTCAGGGTCGTGCCCGTAAGCGGCACCTCAAACTCGATCCAGTTGCTCGTTTTGACCGTCCCGCCGACAGTCGTGGCGCCCGCAGAGGAGAAGCCCCAGGGATCAGTCTCGAGCAGATGATAATATTCGTAGCCGTCGCTCACCGCAAGATCATACCAACCGGTAGCATCTGTGGTCGTGCTCGTAATAAACGTACCCGAAACGGGATAAGGATCGTTCGCGCCGTAGACTGAAACGGTAACGCCCTGCAGCGGATGACTTTCATCACCCACCGCCCCGGCGTAAACACGACCCTGCAAGGTCCAGAGGTCTGAGAGCGCGTCAGTATCGGGGGTGCGCGTAGTTAATAATAGTGCATCCACCCCGGTCGCACCCATGCCAGCACCGCTGACCGCGACGGCACATATCAACGCCACCAGAAAGCCTATGAGCACGATGTAGACCGTTCCGGTTCCTCCGGCCAGGACAGGAATGGAGAATGAATCGAATGATCGCGCACTCATTTTTTCACCTCCCTTCTCCCGTTGGGTACATTTAACAACGCGCCCCCTCCCGGTGCTCCTTGGCAAGGTGTGATGAATCGACCTGATACTTCAAGAAATCGCAAGGGGTAGGTTATACCAGCGTGGCTCGCAGAAGAGTTCCATTGCATCTCTCCCGGCCAAGAGGTAATCAGGTAAGAATACCACAAACCTGAAAAAGGTATAAGGTCTTATCGTCAGTACTAAATCCATGATACCGCGCGGTGGCCGATCCAACCGGTATGATGAACTCCCCCTGCTTACTCGGCCACTCGCCGTTATACCCGTTCCACGTTGCGGTTACATTCCAGTCGGTGTTGTGTACCTGATAGTTTTTCGCCGGCATTCCTCTTTCAATCGTTTGCATGCACGTGCGTCCTTCCTCTCCACTGCACCGTCACTAGCGAGAGAACGCAAAACGATACGTGCTGAACAGCGCTTATCCGCGCGGAAGATGCATGAGCGGCGTGATCGACCCAAAAGCTTATATACCCGCTCTGCTCTATCATCCCTCGTGAGAACAATGGCACTATTACCGAAAGCCCCGGTTACTCAGCTTATCCGTGACGCGGGAGCTGAGCGAGTGAGCGAGGACGCGACCGAAACGCTGGTAGACCTGCTTGAGGAATACGGCACGGAGATCGCGAAGAACGCCGTGCGCCTCGCGAAGCATGCTGGCCGGAAGACGGTCAAAGCGGTCGATGTCATGCCCGTTGAGAAGAAGGAATCGCATTTTGCGCGCGTTACCGCACTTGCGGAGGAAGAGGCGAAGAAAGGGAAGGGCTATAAACGGTCATCCGCCTGGTAAGTACCTCAGACGCTCGGATGAGGGGTATGGAACGGATTGATGGTATCTCTCACGTTCTCGCTAGCTTTAGCGCCGACATCAACCGTTCCTGCCGCTTACCGGTCACGTCCACGAACTCCTTACAGGTGATTACGCCGCCGGTTGCGTTACTGCT comes from the Methanomicrobia archaeon genome and includes:
- a CDS encoding histone family protein, which produces MIPRGGRSNRYDELPLLTRPLAVIPVPRCGYIPVGVVYLIVFRRHSSFNRLHARASFLSTAPSLARERKTIRAEQRLSARKMHERRDRPKSLYTRSALSSLVRTMALLPKAPVTQLIRDAGAERVSEDATETLVDLLEEYGTEIAKNAVRLAKHAGRKTVKAVDVMPVEKKESHFARVTALAEEEAKKGKGYKRSSAW